The genomic region AGGGGTTGCTGGTGGAAATTCGCGGGAGGATCAAGGCGCCAAAAACCTTTTCCCTGTGGTTCAGTCCGTCCGGGTACGAGCGTATCTCGGTGCGGGGCACCCTCGAGCGGGAAACGTCCCGAGGGTTGTTCGCCTATCGCCTAAACCAGAGTGATGTGGATGAAACCGAGCGCCTGCGCCAGTTTATCCTGCAGCAGCACCGCCTGTTCCATCCCGAAGTCCACGCCTGACGTCAGGTATCCAGGGTGCCGCGCAGAAACTGCTGCAAGCGGCGCTGCATCAATCGCCCTTCATTCCCCAGGCAGCCGACGGGCGACCCCTTCAGTTCCTCCTGGGCCAATTCCGCCGCATCGCCGGCTAGCAAAAGCGGGCAGTCGATGGTCAAGGCCAGCCGCTCAAGGCGCCGGGACAACTCACTGGTGGGCGAGTGATTGGAGAACACCACAAGAGCTTGTGGCTTGGTTTTTTCGCAGATAAGCGTCAATTCATCTATCGGTTGGCCCACGCTCAAGACCTTGACCGCCAACTCGTCACTGCTCAGCAGCAAACCTGCGACCAACAGTTCAAGCTCTCGGCATTCTCCGGCGATCGCGGCCAGTAGTACCCGGGGCGCCGGGGAGGCGCAGCCTATTTGCAGGCGTTTCCAGGTACGGCTGCGCAAGAATCCATCAAAAAACAGCCATTCGCTGGTCTGGCCAAAGAGTCCCTGGTGACGCAGTAACTGCTGCCAGAGGGGCATCAGGATGTCCTGGAAAACCACTGCGACCGGGTAAGCCGCGAAAATCTGGCCATACAACCGGTCCAGTTGCCGGTCGTCGAAGGCACCGACGGCCGTTCGCAATTGCTGCTGCCACTGGCTCCATTCATGCTCGGCGCCTGTTGGCGTAACCGCCGCAACAGCGGCTTGCTGATCATCGCGGGCGAGGATTTTCCCGACTTTGCTCACCGCCACGCCACGCTCGATCCAATCGAGAATGCGATGAACGGTCTCTATATCGGTGCGTGAATACAGGCGATGCCCGCTTTCGGTGCGAACCGGCTGTATCAGCCCATAACGACGCTCCCAGGCACGCAGGGTGACAGGGTTGATGCCTGTCAATCTTGCCACTTCACGAATCGGGAACAGCTCATCGGAATCGGCGGATTTGCCAACGGCGATATCGGGGCATGGAGCAGTCATTACAGACATCAGGGCACTAATATACTGTGAGGAACTTGGATCCCATTTAACGCCGATACGACTGTCCGTTTCAAGGTCTTCAGCCAGCCGACCAATGCCGCTGGTGTATTTCTTCAAAACAGGAATAATCCTTGCCTGTTTTTTCAACGTAGCTGCTTACCCGCAGCTTCGTTCGTGCGCCACCTACCCGGTTCAGCGCACCCGATCCTTATGGAGATACACGATGTCTACCTCCCCCGTTACCCTGATGGTTGCGCGCCGCGTGGCCAAGGGTCGTTACGAAGAGTTGATGGCCTGGCTGCGCGAAGGCGAGCAATTGGCCACGGACTTTCCCGGTTACCTGGGCTCCGGCGTGCTAGCCCCGCCGCCCAACGATGATGAATTCCAGATTATTTTCCGCTTCGCCGATGAAAAGACCCTGCATGCGTGGGAGTTTTCCGCATCCCGTGGTGCATGGCTCGGGCGCGGCAGTGAGCTGTTTGCTGCGCCGTCGGAGCATCGCGTACGCGGTATCGACGGCTGGTTTGGCGCCGCCGCCGCACGTCCGCCGCGCTGGAAGCAGGCTGTGGCCATCTGGCTGGCGTTTTTCCCGGTGTCGCTGCTCTTCAACTTCGGTCTTGAGCCGCTGCTCAGCGAGTTGGGGTTGTTGAGCCGTGTGTTGGTCAGCACCCTCGCGCTCACGCCATTGATGGTTTACTTCTTCATCCCGTTATCGACCCATCTCCTGGCCGGCTGGCTGCATCCAGCCCCGGTTCGGGTAAAGGCCACCGAAGCCACCGTTTGAGTACAAGGGAGGCTGCGCGCTGGTATAGTTTTAGCCTGCCAGCGACGCGAGCTTCCCATGTCTTCAACTCCCGCCCCGATCCTGATCACCGGTGCCGGCCAGCGTGTCGGCCTGCATTGCGCCCTGCGCCTGCTGGACGAAGGGCAGCCGGTGATTTTCAGTTACCGCAGCGAACGTCCCGGCGTGCAGACCCTGCGCGAGCGCGGTGCGATTGGCGTGTTTGCCGACTTTTCCTGCGAGGCGGGCATTCTCGCCTTCATCGACGAGCTGAAGACGCACACCCAGAGCCTGCGGGCGATCATCCACAATGCTTCGGCCTGGGAGGCAGAAACGCTCGGCGACGAGACCCGCGCGTTTGCCGACATGTTCAGTGTGCACATGCTTGCGCCGTACCTGATCAACCTGCATTGTGCTTACCTGCTGCAACGCTCCACGCCTGCGGATATCGTGCACATCAGCGATGACGTGACCCGCAAGGGCAGCCGCCAGCACATTGCCTACTGCG from Pseudomonas yamanorum harbors:
- the folM gene encoding dihydromonapterin reductase, translating into MSSTPAPILITGAGQRVGLHCALRLLDEGQPVIFSYRSERPGVQTLRERGAIGVFADFSCEAGILAFIDELKTHTQSLRAIIHNASAWEAETLGDETRAFADMFSVHMLAPYLINLHCAYLLQRSTPADIVHISDDVTRKGSRQHIAYCATKAGLDSLTLSFAAQLAPTIKVNGIAPAMVMFNEGDDAAYRAKVLAKAALGIEPGPEVIYQSVRYLLDNPYVTGTTLTVNGGRHIK
- a CDS encoding antibiotic biosynthesis monooxygenase, with protein sequence MSTSPVTLMVARRVAKGRYEELMAWLREGEQLATDFPGYLGSGVLAPPPNDDEFQIIFRFADEKTLHAWEFSASRGAWLGRGSELFAAPSEHRVRGIDGWFGAAAARPPRWKQAVAIWLAFFPVSLLFNFGLEPLLSELGLLSRVLVSTLALTPLMVYFFIPLSTHLLAGWLHPAPVRVKATEATV
- a CDS encoding MerR family transcriptional regulator, producing MSVMTAPCPDIAVGKSADSDELFPIREVARLTGINPVTLRAWERRYGLIQPVRTESGHRLYSRTDIETVHRILDWIERGVAVSKVGKILARDDQQAAVAAVTPTGAEHEWSQWQQQLRTAVGAFDDRQLDRLYGQIFAAYPVAVVFQDILMPLWQQLLRHQGLFGQTSEWLFFDGFLRSRTWKRLQIGCASPAPRVLLAAIAGECRELELLVAGLLLSSDELAVKVLSVGQPIDELTLICEKTKPQALVVFSNHSPTSELSRRLERLALTIDCPLLLAGDAAELAQEELKGSPVGCLGNEGRLMQRRLQQFLRGTLDT